A stretch of the Streptomyces sp. WMMB303 genome encodes the following:
- a CDS encoding SDR family NAD(P)-dependent oxidoreductase, with amino-acid sequence MAMGARFEGRTVVISGGGRGIGAATAHRLSDEGAAVVLLDKEEAGAHRTAREITASGGRAAFVLGDVTDEPAWQRAVETAHAGFGPVDGLVCNASLLHEGAADRISVPVWEAQLGVNLTGAFLGVRACLPDLRDQAGAVVLTSSAQALAGLPGRPAYAAAKAGMTGLGRQLAAEFGPRVRVNSVLPGPIMTPAWDAVQEEDRRQAAGETVIGRHGRPDEVAAAIAFLLSADASFVTGAELVVDGGWSAAGNAG; translated from the coding sequence ATGGCCATGGGCGCGCGGTTCGAGGGACGTACGGTCGTCATCTCCGGAGGCGGCCGCGGCATCGGTGCCGCGACGGCACACCGGCTGTCCGACGAAGGAGCGGCGGTGGTCCTCCTCGACAAGGAGGAGGCCGGGGCGCACCGCACCGCACGGGAGATCACGGCCTCCGGCGGGCGGGCCGCGTTCGTCCTCGGAGACGTCACGGACGAACCGGCCTGGCAACGCGCCGTGGAGACAGCGCACGCGGGCTTCGGCCCGGTGGACGGACTCGTCTGCAACGCGTCGCTGCTGCACGAGGGCGCCGCCGACCGGATCTCCGTCCCCGTGTGGGAGGCCCAGCTCGGGGTGAACCTGACCGGAGCCTTCCTCGGAGTGCGCGCCTGCCTCCCGGATCTGCGCGATCAGGCCGGTGCGGTGGTGCTGACCTCTTCCGCGCAGGCCCTCGCCGGGCTGCCCGGACGCCCCGCGTACGCCGCGGCCAAGGCGGGGATGACCGGACTCGGCCGCCAGCTCGCCGCCGAGTTCGGCCCCCGGGTACGGGTCAACTCCGTGCTGCCCGGCCCGATCATGACGCCCGCCTGGGACGCAGTTCAGGAGGAGGACCGGCGGCAGGCCGCCGGGGAGACGGTGATCGGCCGGCACGGGCGCCCCGACGAGGTGGCCGCCGCCATCGCCTTCCTGCTCTCGGCGGACGCGTCCTTCGTGACCGGCGCCGAACTGGTGGTGGACGGGGGGTGGAGCGCCGCCGGGAACGCGGGGTGA
- a CDS encoding PPOX class F420-dependent oxidoreductase, whose amino-acid sequence MTEDQWRDFVLTGTRTGKLATTRKDGRPHVTPVWFLLDDAGRLLFTVDSASLKYRSLRRDPRFSLCVDDQEPPYSFVMLECEAAEFLDDLDLMRSWATRLGGRYMGPDRGDEYGRRNAVPGEYLVRARVERAVAFAGIAD is encoded by the coding sequence ATGACCGAGGACCAGTGGCGGGACTTCGTCCTGACGGGCACCCGCACCGGCAAACTGGCGACCACCCGCAAGGACGGCCGCCCGCACGTCACCCCGGTGTGGTTCCTGCTGGACGACGCGGGCCGGCTGCTGTTCACGGTGGACAGCGCCTCGCTCAAGTACCGCTCCCTGCGCCGGGATCCCCGCTTCTCCCTCTGCGTGGACGACCAGGAGCCCCCGTACAGCTTCGTGATGCTGGAATGCGAGGCGGCCGAGTTCCTCGACGACCTCGACCTGATGCGCTCCTGGGCCACCCGGCTCGGCGGCCGCTACATGGGCCCCGACCGCGGGGACGAGTACGGCAGGCGCAACGCCGTCCCGGGCGAGTACCTGGTGCGGGCCCGCGTCGAGCGGGCCGTCGCCTTCGCGGGCATCGCCGACTGA
- a CDS encoding LuxR C-terminal-related transcriptional regulator, producing the protein MQRIRVLVVDDHRIFAESLAAALAAEQDVEVGAAGSGPAALRHLERGAAEGRRFDILLVDADLGAPLNGTAQPGNGALPAPVPIPAQAGPPLGPGAARSNGEKPASGTPRGAQDEAPPAPGGAPGSSGGAADPPSPSATVGGLPLVARVRADYPAVRTVVLAERDDPRHAAAALQAGAGGWVAKDCSLSRLLQVIRGVLKDETHLPPALLTGVLRELTASRKHRTESERLVESLTPREREVLRCMVAGLGRKAVAERLYLSPHTVRTHMQNVLGKLGVHSTLQAVALARRAGVGPAELEPVGAR; encoded by the coding sequence ATGCAACGTATTCGCGTGCTGGTGGTCGACGACCACCGCATTTTCGCCGAGTCCTTGGCCGCCGCGCTCGCGGCCGAACAAGATGTCGAAGTCGGCGCGGCGGGCAGTGGACCGGCCGCGCTGCGCCATCTGGAGCGCGGCGCCGCCGAGGGCCGCCGGTTCGACATCCTGCTCGTGGACGCCGATCTGGGCGCACCGCTGAACGGGACAGCGCAGCCCGGGAACGGCGCACTGCCCGCTCCCGTCCCGATCCCGGCCCAGGCGGGCCCCCCGCTCGGCCCGGGCGCGGCGCGGAGCAACGGCGAGAAGCCCGCCTCCGGCACCCCGCGCGGTGCCCAGGACGAAGCTCCGCCGGCCCCGGGTGGCGCCCCCGGCAGCTCCGGCGGCGCCGCGGACCCGCCGTCCCCGTCCGCCACCGTGGGCGGGTTACCCCTGGTGGCGCGCGTCCGGGCCGACTACCCGGCGGTGCGCACCGTCGTCCTGGCCGAGCGTGACGATCCCCGGCACGCCGCCGCGGCGCTCCAGGCAGGCGCGGGCGGCTGGGTCGCCAAGGACTGTTCCCTCTCCCGGCTCCTGCAGGTGATCCGCGGTGTCCTCAAGGACGAGACCCACCTGCCGCCCGCCCTCCTCACCGGCGTCCTCCGGGAGCTGACGGCCAGCCGAAAGCACCGCACCGAGAGCGAACGCCTCGTGGAGTCGCTGACCCCGCGCGAGCGGGAAGTGCTGCGGTGCATGGTGGCGGGCCTGGGCCGGAAGGCCGTCGCCGAGCGGCTGTATCTGTCGCCGCACACGGTCCGCACCCATATGCAGAACGTCCTGGGCAAGCTGGGCGTCCACTCCACGCTGCAGGCGGTGGCCCTGGCCCGGCGCGCCGGGGTGGGCCCGGCCGAACTGGAGCCGGTGGGGGCGCGCTGA
- the galK gene encoding galactokinase: MSDDTGQHTRDVRDGFREIYGTAPEGAWAAPGRVNLIGEHTDYNDGFVMPLALPHTVHAAAARRDDGVLRLHSADVPGPAHRLRLDDLRPGADGGWAGYPAGVGWALREAGLPVGGADVHLTSTVPTGAGLSSSAALEVVTGLALSELYGLELSRQELARLCQRAENDFVGMPCGIMDQTASACCTEGHVLHLDTREQTRRQIPFDLAAEGLRLLVVDTRVKHTLADGAYAERRRACEAGATALGVRALRDIPHGELGAALARLPDPGVRACVRHVVTENRRVEEVVALLEQGDPRAVGPVLTAGHASLRDDFRVSCEELDLVVDTALAAGALGARMTGGGFGGSAIVLAEDSRSGAVGEAVTAAFEAAGHAVPHLFEAVPSAGARRM, from the coding sequence GTGAGCGACGACACCGGGCAGCACACCCGGGACGTGCGGGACGGGTTCCGGGAGATCTACGGCACCGCACCGGAGGGCGCCTGGGCGGCGCCGGGCCGGGTCAACCTCATCGGCGAACACACGGACTACAACGACGGCTTCGTGATGCCGCTCGCCCTCCCGCACACCGTGCACGCGGCCGCCGCGCGGCGCGACGACGGCGTCCTGCGGCTGCACTCGGCCGATGTACCCGGCCCCGCCCACCGGCTCCGGCTGGACGACCTGCGGCCCGGCGCGGACGGCGGTTGGGCCGGCTATCCGGCCGGTGTCGGCTGGGCGCTGCGGGAGGCGGGGCTGCCGGTCGGCGGTGCGGATGTGCACCTGACCAGCACCGTGCCGACCGGCGCCGGGCTCTCCTCATCGGCTGCCCTGGAGGTGGTCACCGGGCTCGCGCTGAGCGAGCTGTACGGGCTGGAGCTGTCCCGGCAGGAGTTGGCGCGGCTGTGCCAGCGGGCCGAGAACGACTTCGTGGGCATGCCCTGCGGAATCATGGACCAGACGGCCTCCGCCTGCTGCACCGAGGGCCATGTGCTGCACCTGGACACCCGTGAGCAGACCCGGCGGCAGATACCCTTCGATCTCGCCGCCGAGGGGTTGCGGCTCCTGGTCGTCGACACCCGGGTCAAGCACACCCTGGCCGACGGGGCCTACGCGGAACGCCGTCGGGCGTGCGAGGCGGGCGCGACGGCCCTCGGCGTACGGGCACTGCGCGACATCCCGCACGGGGAACTCGGCGCCGCTCTCGCCCGGCTGCCCGACCCCGGGGTGCGTGCCTGCGTCCGGCACGTCGTCACCGAGAACCGGCGGGTCGAGGAGGTGGTCGCGCTGCTGGAACAGGGCGACCCGCGTGCGGTGGGACCGGTGCTGACCGCCGGACACGCCTCCCTGCGGGACGACTTCCGGGTCTCCTGCGAGGAACTGGACCTGGTGGTGGACACGGCGCTCGCCGCGGGGGCGCTCGGCGCCCGGATGACCGGCGGCGGCTTCGGCGGCTCGGCGATCGTCCTGGCCGAGGACTCCCGCAGCGGCGCCGTCGGGGAGGCCGTGACCGCCGCGTTCGAGGCGGCGGGCCATGCGGTGCCGCACCTGTTCGAAGCGGTGCCGAGCGCGGGCGCGCGCCGGATGTGA
- the galE gene encoding UDP-glucose 4-epimerase GalE, translated as MAKYLVTGGAGYVGSVVAAHLLEAGHTVTVLDDLDTGFARAVPGGAEFVSGGLGEAARVLDSSYDGVLHFAAHSRVGESVEQPEKYWRNNVGGTVDLLAAMRAAGVRTLVFSSTAAVYGEPERTPITETDPAAPTSPYGASKLAVDHMIGGECRAHGLAAVSLRYFNVAGAYFAADGTAYGERHDPESHLIPLVLQVAQGRRPAISVYGDDYPTPDGTCVRDYIHVADLADAHLLALDRAASGEHLICNLGNGSGFSVREVVQTVRKVTGHEVTEQVGPRRGGDPAVLVASADRAHRELGWRPRRAGLAEIVSDAWRFARHTERERAPEATA; from the coding sequence ATGGCTAAGTACCTGGTGACCGGCGGGGCCGGATATGTGGGCAGCGTCGTGGCGGCGCACCTGCTGGAGGCGGGCCACACCGTCACCGTCCTGGACGACCTCGACACCGGCTTCGCGCGGGCCGTCCCCGGCGGCGCCGAGTTCGTGAGCGGCGGGCTGGGCGAAGCGGCCCGGGTGCTGGACTCCTCCTACGACGGCGTCCTGCACTTCGCCGCGCACTCCCGGGTGGGCGAGTCGGTCGAGCAGCCCGAGAAGTACTGGCGCAACAACGTCGGCGGCACCGTCGACCTGCTGGCCGCCATGCGCGCGGCCGGCGTGCGCACCCTCGTCTTCTCCTCCACCGCAGCCGTCTACGGCGAACCCGAGCGCACCCCGATCACCGAGACCGACCCCGCGGCACCCACCAGCCCCTACGGCGCGTCCAAGCTGGCCGTCGACCACATGATCGGCGGCGAGTGCCGGGCACACGGCCTGGCCGCGGTCTCGCTGCGCTACTTCAACGTCGCCGGCGCCTACTTCGCCGCCGACGGCACCGCCTACGGCGAGCGCCACGACCCCGAGTCGCATCTGATCCCGCTGGTGCTCCAGGTCGCGCAGGGGCGGCGCCCGGCGATCTCGGTGTACGGCGACGACTACCCCACCCCCGACGGCACCTGCGTGCGCGACTACATCCACGTCGCCGACCTCGCCGACGCGCATCTGCTGGCCCTCGACCGGGCCGCCTCGGGCGAGCACCTGATCTGCAACCTCGGCAACGGCAGCGGCTTCTCCGTCCGCGAGGTCGTCCAGACCGTCCGCAAAGTCACCGGGCACGAGGTCACCGAGCAGGTCGGGCCGCGCCGCGGCGGAGACCCGGCCGTACTGGTGGCCTCCGCCGACCGGGCCCACCGGGAACTGGGCTGGCGCCCCCGGCGCGCCGGACTGGCGGAGATCGTGTCCGACGCCTGGCGGTTCGCGCGGCACACCGAGCGGGAGCGCGCCCCGGAGGCCACGGCGTGA
- the galT gene encoding galactose-1-phosphate uridylyltransferase, which produces MKKTSGRLADGREIVYYDLHDDAVRTAADRRPMPAMEAHAQARHDPLLDEWVGVTAHRNARTYHPPADECPLCPSRDGRMSEIPESDYDVAVFENRFPSFHGAPGPQRADGPAGVFRQMPGAGRCEVVSFTSDHRASFADLDEEQARLVLDVWTDRTAELSHVPGVEQVYCFENRGEEIGVTLSHPHGQIYGYPFTTPRTARMLRSLAEHAAGPGGNLFESLVAAERAAGERIVLEGEHWIAFVPHAARWPYEVHLHPTSRVPDLLGLSEPARAEFPGIYLELLRRFDRLFGETAVRTPYIAAWHQAPFGTDPEPGLASRAEFALHLELFTIRRAPGKLKFLAGSESGMDVFINDVPPESAAARLREVAS; this is translated from the coding sequence GTGAAGAAGACCTCAGGCCGTCTGGCCGACGGCCGCGAGATCGTTTACTACGACCTCCACGACGACGCCGTCCGCACCGCCGCCGACCGGCGCCCGATGCCCGCCATGGAAGCCCACGCCCAGGCCCGGCACGATCCGCTGCTGGACGAGTGGGTGGGCGTCACCGCGCACCGCAACGCCCGCACCTACCACCCGCCGGCCGACGAGTGCCCGCTGTGCCCCTCCCGCGACGGGCGGATGAGCGAGATCCCGGAGTCCGACTACGACGTCGCCGTCTTCGAGAACCGCTTCCCCTCCTTCCACGGGGCACCCGGCCCGCAGCGGGCCGACGGCCCCGCCGGGGTCTTCCGGCAGATGCCCGGCGCCGGCCGCTGCGAGGTCGTCAGCTTCACCTCCGACCACCGCGCCTCCTTCGCCGACCTGGACGAGGAGCAGGCCCGCCTCGTCCTGGACGTGTGGACCGACCGCACGGCCGAGCTGTCCCATGTGCCCGGCGTCGAGCAGGTGTACTGCTTCGAGAACCGCGGCGAGGAGATCGGGGTGACCCTCTCCCACCCGCACGGCCAGATCTACGGCTACCCGTTCACCACCCCGCGGACCGCCCGGATGCTGCGCTCCCTGGCCGAACACGCCGCGGGCCCCGGCGGCAACCTCTTCGAGAGCCTGGTCGCCGCCGAACGCGCCGCCGGAGAGCGGATCGTCCTGGAGGGCGAGCACTGGATCGCCTTCGTCCCGCACGCCGCGCGCTGGCCCTACGAGGTGCACCTGCACCCCACCTCCCGGGTGCCCGACCTGCTCGGGCTGAGCGAACCGGCCCGCGCCGAGTTCCCCGGGATCTACCTGGAACTGCTGCGCCGCTTCGACCGCCTCTTCGGCGAAACCGCGGTCCGCACCCCCTACATCGCCGCCTGGCATCAGGCACCGTTCGGCACCGACCCGGAACCGGGCCTCGCGAGCCGCGCGGAGTTCGCCCTCCACCTGGAGCTGTTCACCATCCGCCGGGCTCCCGGGAAGCTGAAGTTCCTCGCCGGTTCCGAGTCCGGAATGGACGTGTTCATCAACGACGTGCCGCCGGAGTCCGCGGCCGCGCGGCTCCGCGAGGTGGCGTCGTGA
- a CDS encoding sodium:solute symporter family protein → MLHLAEGLRLPTNGLDYTLLGIYFAVVLGIGFAARRSVKTSLDFFLSGRSLPAWITGLAFVAANLGATEILGMAANGAQYGVYTVHWYWIGAIPAMVFLGLVMMPFYYGSKVRSVPEFLLHRFGPSSHLLSSIIFAVSSVLIAGVNLYALALVLKALLGWELWISIVVAGFFVLAYITLGGLSSAIYTEVLQFFVILAALIPLTVVGLKRVGGWGGISDTLSGEKGGAFMTAWDGTGIGSANPLGANWLTIVLGLGFVMSFGYWTTNFAEVQRALSAKNLSAAKRTPLIAAFPKIFIPAVVVIPGLIALVMEPTLGKHEDGLQYNDAIPVLMRDLLPNGVLGIAVTGLLAAFMAGMAANISSFNTVFTNDIWAAYLKKDQPDEHYVKTARWVTAVGVLIGMGTAFIASSFSNIMNYLQTLFSFFNVPLFVVFIIGMFWKKTTPAAGFWGLLSGTAGAMVNYFWFYKHGVIDIPSDQGANFVSSIVAFVLGAAVMVVVTLFTRSKPVEELAGLVYGTRSPGAEEPPGEGDDAWYRRPALLGWGAVILAALCYIPFSF, encoded by the coding sequence ATGTTGCACTTGGCCGAAGGGCTACGGCTCCCCACCAACGGACTCGACTACACACTCCTCGGCATCTACTTCGCCGTCGTGCTCGGGATCGGCTTCGCCGCCCGGCGCAGTGTGAAGACCAGTCTCGACTTCTTCCTCTCCGGCCGGTCGCTCCCCGCGTGGATCACCGGCCTCGCCTTCGTGGCGGCCAACCTCGGCGCCACCGAGATCCTCGGCATGGCCGCCAACGGCGCCCAGTACGGCGTCTACACCGTGCACTGGTACTGGATCGGCGCCATCCCGGCCATGGTCTTCCTCGGCCTGGTGATGATGCCGTTCTACTACGGCTCCAAGGTCCGCTCGGTGCCCGAGTTCCTGCTGCACCGGTTCGGCCCCTCCTCCCACCTGCTCAGCTCGATCATCTTCGCGGTCTCCTCGGTGCTGATCGCGGGCGTGAACCTCTACGCGCTCGCGCTCGTGCTGAAGGCGCTGCTGGGCTGGGAGCTGTGGATCTCCATCGTGGTGGCGGGCTTCTTCGTGCTCGCCTACATCACGCTCGGCGGCCTCTCCTCGGCGATCTACACCGAGGTGCTGCAGTTCTTCGTCATCCTCGCCGCGCTGATCCCGCTCACCGTCGTGGGCCTCAAGCGGGTCGGCGGCTGGGGCGGCATCAGCGACACCCTCTCCGGCGAGAAGGGCGGCGCCTTCATGACCGCCTGGGACGGCACCGGCATCGGCTCGGCCAACCCACTGGGCGCCAACTGGCTGACCATCGTGCTGGGCCTGGGCTTCGTGATGAGCTTCGGCTACTGGACGACCAACTTCGCCGAGGTGCAGCGCGCGCTGTCCGCCAAGAACCTCTCGGCCGCCAAGCGCACCCCGTTGATCGCCGCCTTCCCCAAGATCTTCATACCGGCGGTCGTGGTCATACCCGGCCTGATCGCGCTCGTGATGGAGCCGACCCTGGGCAAGCACGAGGATGGGCTGCAGTACAACGACGCCATCCCGGTGCTGATGCGCGACCTGCTGCCCAACGGGGTGCTGGGCATCGCGGTCACCGGTCTGCTGGCGGCGTTCATGGCCGGTATGGCGGCCAACATCTCCTCCTTCAACACCGTCTTCACCAACGACATCTGGGCGGCGTACCTGAAGAAGGACCAGCCGGACGAGCACTACGTCAAAACGGCCCGCTGGGTCACCGCCGTCGGCGTGCTGATCGGCATGGGGACCGCGTTCATCGCATCCTCGTTCAGCAACATCATGAACTACCTGCAGACGCTGTTCTCCTTCTTCAACGTGCCGCTGTTCGTCGTGTTCATCATCGGCATGTTCTGGAAGAAGACCACGCCGGCCGCCGGCTTCTGGGGCCTGCTGAGCGGCACCGCCGGCGCGATGGTGAACTACTTCTGGTTCTACAAGCACGGCGTCATCGACATCCCCAGCGACCAGGGCGCCAACTTCGTCTCCTCGATCGTCGCCTTCGTGCTGGGCGCCGCGGTGATGGTGGTCGTCACGCTGTTCACCCGGTCCAAGCCGGTCGAGGAGCTCGCGGGGCTGGTGTACGGCACCCGGTCGCCCGGCGCGGAGGAGCCGCCCGGCGAGGGCGACGACGCCTGGTACCGCAGGCCCGCGCTGCTGGGCTGGGGCGCGGTGATCCTCGCGGCCCTCTGCTACATCCCCTTCTCCTTCTGA